A stretch of the Thiocystis violascens DSM 198 genome encodes the following:
- the mgtE gene encoding magnesium transporter: MSVSVPSHPDRPRLDALRQVLEQGAMRQAARMLNALQPAEIAYLLESLPPQERELVWNLVEAESDGEVLAYLHDDVREHLIRLMDTGELIAAMGNLDTDDLADLIRDLPVAITREVVKSLDQQRRERLEQALSFPEDSAGGLMNTDTVTVRPEMTLEVVMRYLRRLKGGLPDITDNLIVVNRRGSYLGVLSLTDLLTHDPEDSVAEAMRLDVQAIPATWSAHEVATRFEQHDLVTAPVVDDEGRLLGRITVDDVMDVIRKEAEHQFLGQAGLSETEDMFAPVLLSARRRALWLGVNLLTAFLAAWVIGRFEATIQQVVALAVLMPVVASMGGIAGTQTLTLAIRGLAVGHLTSRNARWLFRKEMAVAALNSIVWAVVVALIAWLWFHDTRIALVIGAAISINLLAAAFAGALLPLLLERLGIDPALAGGVILTTVTDVVGFLAFLGLATVFLL; encoded by the coding sequence ATGAGCGTCTCCGTCCCCAGCCATCCCGACCGCCCGCGTCTCGACGCCCTGCGCCAAGTGCTTGAGCAGGGCGCCATGCGTCAGGCCGCGCGCATGCTCAATGCCCTGCAACCCGCCGAAATCGCGTATCTGCTCGAATCCCTGCCGCCTCAGGAACGCGAACTGGTCTGGAATCTGGTGGAGGCCGAGTCCGATGGCGAGGTGCTGGCCTATCTGCATGACGATGTCCGCGAACACCTGATCCGGCTGATGGATACCGGCGAACTGATCGCCGCGATGGGCAATCTGGACACCGACGACCTGGCCGACCTGATCCGGGATCTGCCTGTGGCCATCACGCGCGAGGTCGTCAAATCGCTCGACCAACAGCGCCGCGAGCGACTTGAGCAGGCCCTGTCATTTCCGGAAGACAGCGCCGGCGGCCTGATGAACACCGACACGGTGACGGTACGCCCCGAGATGACCCTGGAAGTCGTGATGCGCTATCTGCGTCGGCTCAAGGGCGGCCTGCCGGACATCACGGACAACCTCATCGTGGTCAATCGCCGGGGATCCTACCTGGGCGTGCTCTCTCTGACCGATCTGCTGACCCACGACCCGGAGGATTCGGTTGCCGAGGCCATGCGGCTGGACGTGCAGGCCATTCCCGCGACCTGGAGCGCCCACGAGGTCGCGACTCGTTTCGAGCAGCACGATCTGGTCACCGCGCCGGTGGTGGACGACGAGGGACGCCTGCTCGGGCGTATCACGGTCGACGATGTGATGGACGTGATCCGCAAGGAAGCCGAACATCAGTTTCTCGGTCAGGCCGGTCTTTCGGAGACCGAGGACATGTTCGCCCCGGTCCTGCTCAGCGCGCGCCGGCGCGCGCTCTGGCTCGGCGTCAACCTGCTGACCGCCTTTCTCGCCGCCTGGGTCATCGGCCGCTTCGAGGCGACGATTCAGCAGGTGGTGGCGCTGGCCGTCCTCATGCCCGTGGTCGCCAGCATGGGCGGGATCGCCGGCACCCAAACGCTTACGCTCGCCATCCGCGGCTTGGCCGTGGGCCATCTCACGTCCAGGAACGCCCGCTGGCTGTTCCGCAAGGAGATGGCGGTCGCGGCGCTCAACAGCATCGTCTGGGCCGTGGTGGTGGCGCTGATCGCCTGGCTCTGGTTCCACGACACCCGGATCGCGCTGGTCATCGGCGCGGCCATCAGCATCAACCTGCTCGCCGCCGCCTTCGCGGGCGCGCTGTTGCCGCTCTTGCTGGAACGCCTCGGCATCGATCCGGCCCTGGCCGGCGGGGTGATTCTCACCACCGTGACGGATGTGGTGGGCTTTCTGGCGTTTCTGGGATTGGCGACGGTCTTTTTGCTTTAA
- a CDS encoding class I SAM-dependent methyltransferase yields MDHPTDRPPLSPHPVLANHYGTAEERVGYIRRLFDRTAADYDRINDWMSLNRGESYRREAMIRAGVQPGQSVLDCACGTGVMAAQAQALVGDAGQVIALDPSLPMLAIAKARGVRLRMAGIAEQLALPDRSLDVIAMGYALRHVADLGVTFAEFARVLRPGGRLLILEMVPPTSRIGYGLTRFYLKSLVPTLASWVGRSPDARQLMRYYWDTVDRCVAPEIVIEALREAGFQGVTRSVQFALLTEYTASRPDA; encoded by the coding sequence ATGGATCATCCGACAGACCGCCCCCCCCTCTCGCCACACCCGGTACTTGCCAACCACTACGGCACGGCTGAAGAACGTGTGGGCTATATCCGGCGCCTGTTCGATCGCACGGCGGCGGACTACGACCGTATCAATGACTGGATGAGCCTGAACCGGGGCGAGTCATATCGACGGGAGGCGATGATTCGGGCCGGCGTCCAGCCGGGCCAGTCGGTGCTCGACTGCGCCTGCGGTACTGGCGTCATGGCCGCGCAGGCACAAGCGTTAGTCGGAGATGCCGGCCAAGTCATCGCGCTTGACCCAAGCCTGCCGATGCTCGCCATCGCAAAAGCGCGTGGCGTCCGGTTGCGGATGGCCGGAATCGCCGAACAGTTGGCGCTGCCGGATCGGAGCCTGGATGTCATCGCCATGGGTTATGCATTGCGCCATGTCGCCGATCTGGGCGTGACCTTTGCCGAGTTTGCGCGCGTGCTGCGACCGGGCGGGCGGTTGCTCATTCTGGAGATGGTTCCGCCCACCTCGCGCATCGGCTATGGGTTGACCCGGTTTTACCTGAAATCGCTAGTGCCGACGCTCGCGTCCTGGGTTGGGCGCAGTCCCGACGCCCGCCAACTGATGCGGTATTACTGGGATACCGTGGATCGCTGCGTGGCGCCCGAAATCGTCATCGAGGCCCTGCGCGAAGCCGGATTTCAGGGTGTCACTCGCTCGGTACAGTTCGCCCTGCTAACCGAGTACACCGCCTCCCGACCGGACGCATGA
- the rapZ gene encoding RNase adapter RapZ — protein MKLVILSGLSGSGKSVALHTLEDLGYYCIDNLPLFLLKDLVLGLRKAALDEAFTNTAVGVDARTNPDELRLLPELVRTAQERGIDCRVIFLETNTDTLIKRFSETRRKHPLTRGDRSLGEAIQLERDLLEPIRSCAGILIDTTQTNVHELRDRVRGWLVGSVSPKASILLQSFGFKHGVPQDVDFVFDVRCLPNPHWQPELKPLTGRDPPVVAFLEASPEVQRMRDDIQSFLAHWIPSFETDGRSYLTIAIGCTGGQHRSVYMTEALRRFFEGDGHKVIVRHRELP, from the coding sequence ATGAAACTGGTTATTCTCAGTGGACTATCCGGCTCCGGGAAAAGCGTCGCACTTCACACGCTGGAAGATCTGGGCTATTACTGTATCGACAACCTGCCGCTCTTTCTGCTGAAAGACCTCGTGCTGGGGCTGCGCAAGGCGGCGCTTGACGAGGCGTTCACGAACACGGCGGTCGGTGTCGACGCCCGGACCAATCCGGATGAACTGCGCCTGCTCCCGGAACTTGTCCGGACCGCTCAGGAGCGAGGCATCGACTGTCGCGTCATCTTTCTGGAAACGAACACCGACACTTTGATCAAGCGTTTCAGCGAGACCCGCCGCAAGCATCCGCTCACCCGGGGCGACCGTTCGCTCGGCGAGGCGATCCAGCTCGAACGCGACCTGCTGGAGCCGATCCGGAGCTGCGCCGGGATCCTCATCGACACCACCCAGACCAATGTCCACGAGTTGCGCGATCGGGTACGCGGCTGGCTGGTCGGCAGCGTCTCGCCCAAGGCGTCGATTCTGCTCCAGTCGTTCGGGTTCAAGCATGGCGTGCCGCAGGATGTGGATTTCGTGTTCGATGTGCGTTGCCTGCCCAATCCGCACTGGCAGCCCGAACTCAAACCGCTGACCGGACGCGATCCGCCGGTCGTGGCGTTTCTGGAGGCAAGCCCCGAGGTCCAGCGGATGCGCGATGACATTCAATCCTTTCTCGCGCACTGGATCCCGTCCTTCGAGACCGACGGGCGGAGTTATCTGACGATCGCCATCGGCTGTACCGGCGGTCAACATCGCTCGGTCTACATGACCGAGGCACTGCGTCGCTTCTTCGAGGGTGACGGTCACAAGGTCATCGTGAGACATCGGGAATTGCCATGA
- a CDS encoding RNA polymerase factor sigma-54: MKQSIQLRLGQHLTMTPQLQQAIKLLQLSTLELQKEIQEALDTNLMLEEGDDAERFSASEASDSRIQPIEEVARTRAEEDLRIDREVPSESSEMPDELPVDTQWEDVYDSYLPTAAQGGDDGADYDPFAHQSRPQTLHDHLAWQLNLSRLNERDFMIAQAIIDAIDADGYLRTHIEDLLTTIDHPEIGADEVQTLLHRVQSLDPPGVGARDPRECLLLQLRQMPSETPCRDLAIAICRDGFEHLPRKDIAALARLLNAPEPEIVSAIELIRRLNPRPGSLIEAAPSEYVVPDLFVRKLEGRWLVELNPESTPKLRVNADYARLIRRSDQSADGTTLKSHLQEARWFIKSLASRNDTVLRVGSKIVEMQQDFFEQGDEGMRPMILRDIAEALELHESTVSRVTTQKYMHTPRGTFEFKYFFSSHVNTASGGECSSTAIRALIRKLIAAESARKPLSDEKIAKELEGQGIKVARRTVAKYREAMGLPPSNERKRLD, translated from the coding sequence ATGAAGCAATCCATCCAGCTTCGCCTCGGCCAACACCTCACCATGACGCCCCAGTTGCAGCAGGCGATCAAGCTTCTGCAATTGTCCACGCTCGAACTTCAGAAAGAGATACAGGAGGCGCTCGATACCAATCTCATGCTGGAGGAGGGCGACGATGCCGAGCGATTCAGTGCCAGCGAGGCGAGCGACAGCCGGATCCAGCCGATCGAGGAGGTCGCGCGCACGCGCGCCGAGGAGGATCTGCGGATCGATCGGGAGGTTCCGTCCGAGTCCAGCGAGATGCCCGACGAGCTTCCGGTCGATACGCAATGGGAGGATGTCTACGACAGCTATCTGCCCACCGCCGCTCAAGGCGGCGATGACGGCGCGGACTACGACCCTTTCGCCCACCAAAGCCGTCCGCAAACGCTGCACGATCATCTCGCCTGGCAACTGAACCTCAGCCGTCTCAACGAGCGCGATTTCATGATCGCCCAGGCGATCATCGACGCCATCGACGCGGACGGGTATCTGCGCACCCACATCGAGGATCTGCTGACCACGATCGACCACCCGGAGATCGGTGCCGATGAGGTGCAGACCCTGCTCCATCGCGTCCAATCGCTCGATCCGCCCGGGGTGGGCGCGCGGGATCCGCGGGAATGTCTGCTGCTTCAATTGCGCCAGATGCCCTCGGAGACGCCTTGCCGCGACCTGGCCATTGCCATCTGCCGCGACGGGTTCGAGCATCTGCCGAGAAAAGACATCGCCGCGCTGGCGCGCCTGCTCAATGCGCCGGAGCCGGAGATCGTCAGCGCCATCGAACTCATTCGCCGACTCAATCCGCGGCCTGGATCCTTGATCGAGGCGGCGCCTTCGGAGTACGTTGTCCCGGACCTCTTCGTGCGCAAGCTGGAGGGCCGCTGGCTGGTCGAGCTGAATCCCGAATCGACGCCTAAACTGAGAGTGAACGCGGACTATGCGCGCTTGATCCGCCGCTCCGATCAGAGCGCCGACGGTACGACCCTGAAGAGCCATCTGCAGGAGGCACGCTGGTTCATCAAGAGTCTGGCGAGCCGCAACGATACCGTCCTGCGCGTGGGTTCCAAGATCGTGGAAATGCAGCAGGATTTTTTCGAGCAGGGCGACGAGGGGATGCGGCCGATGATTCTGCGCGACATTGCCGAGGCGCTCGAATTGCACGAATCCACCGTCTCCAGGGTCACCACGCAGAAATACATGCACACCCCGCGAGGCACTTTCGAGTTCAAATATTTTTTTTCCTCTCACGTCAATACCGCTTCTGGCGGCGAGTGTTCGTCCACGGCCATCCGCGCCCTGATTCGCAAACTGATCGCGGCGGAGTCCGCCAGGAAGCCACTGAGCGACGAGAAAATCGCCAAGGAGCTTGAGGGTCAGGGGATCAAGGTCGCGCGCCGGACAGTCGCCAAATACCGCGAGGCAATGGGTCTCCCACCCTCGAACGAGCGCAAACGCCTGGATTGA
- a CDS encoding MipA/OmpV family protein: protein MARATVLFIILLLVGTSTTFADAEERPLWEIGFGGGVIQIPDYRGSSESGVYPYPFVMPIYRGRSFQADEEGIKGVLGESNRLRLDVSFYGNVPVNGDNDARAGMETLDPLLEIGPMLRYKAWTASRHRQSLILDAPLRVALSLGDGVDVVGYALTPRASYRRQIDLCDRPWKWSISGELLWGSRDLHRYYYQVDPVDATAWRPAYDAGAGFGGSRLRTSLYRRDRNRLISLYAVYDHLGGAVFEDSPLVERQGGLTLGFVVIWFPFQSNDVVKVNQWEWTTE from the coding sequence ATGGCGCGAGCCACGGTCTTATTCATCATTCTGCTTCTCGTCGGAACATCAACCACGTTTGCCGATGCCGAAGAGCGACCACTCTGGGAGATCGGGTTTGGCGGCGGGGTCATCCAGATTCCGGATTATCGCGGCTCCAGCGAATCGGGCGTCTATCCCTACCCCTTCGTCATGCCCATTTACCGTGGTCGCTCTTTCCAGGCCGACGAGGAAGGCATTAAGGGCGTTCTCGGCGAATCCAATCGTCTGCGTCTGGATGTCAGCTTCTATGGCAATGTGCCGGTCAACGGCGATAACGACGCTCGCGCGGGCATGGAGACCCTGGATCCGCTCCTGGAAATCGGCCCGATGCTCCGCTATAAGGCGTGGACAGCGTCGCGCCACCGCCAATCGCTGATCCTCGACGCGCCGCTGCGAGTGGCGCTGTCGCTTGGCGATGGAGTGGATGTGGTGGGGTATGCGCTGACGCCGAGGGCGTCGTACCGCAGACAGATCGATCTGTGCGACAGGCCGTGGAAGTGGTCCATCAGTGGCGAACTGCTTTGGGGGTCACGGGATCTGCATCGCTATTACTATCAGGTCGATCCCGTCGACGCGACGGCGTGGCGGCCGGCCTACGATGCCGGGGCGGGATTTGGCGGCTCCCGACTGCGTACCAGTCTGTACCGGCGCGATCGCAACCGGCTGATCAGCCTCTATGCGGTTTACGATCATCTCGGCGGAGCGGTCTTCGAGGACAGTCCGCTGGTCGAGCGGCAGGGGGGCTTGACACTTGGCTTCGTCGTGATCTGGTTCCCCTTCCAATCCAACGACGTGGTGAAGGTCAATCAATGGGAATGGACGACCGAATAA
- a CDS encoding HPr family phosphocarrier protein, with amino-acid sequence MIRREFEICNKLGLHARAAAKLVQCATRYRSHIEIERRDQRVNCKSIMGVMMLAASQGTWVTVEAVGDDEEDAMVSIETLIRERFGEAE; translated from the coding sequence ATGATTCGCAGGGAATTCGAGATCTGCAACAAACTGGGTCTGCACGCGCGCGCGGCAGCCAAGCTGGTGCAATGCGCCACGCGCTACCGCAGCCATATCGAAATCGAGCGGCGCGATCAGCGCGTCAACTGCAAAAGCATCATGGGGGTGATGATGCTGGCCGCGAGTCAGGGCACCTGGGTCACGGTCGAGGCCGTCGGCGACGACGAGGAGGACGCAATGGTGTCGATCGAGACACTCATCCGCGAGCGCTTCGGGGAGGCCGAATGA
- the ptsP gene encoding phosphoenolpyruvate--protein phosphotransferase produces MTTAFQGIGIASSCPIALGPAFIDARGRGGAFLTPIASDQIGAEIARLDLAVAAAREALQAVREQIPRHTPIKIAEFIDAHLLMLEDAALIDEVRRIVTDQLCNAEWALQLQRDTLIRVFDEMDDPYLRTRRDDIEHVVRQIQSFLRGEAPALNPGIKDLDGCVVVAHDLMPADAILLRHRGAAAFVTEAGGPMSHTAILARSLGVPAVMGVHEITRYLRQNEFLVVDGETGTVLADADERTREYFRQRLRAFEARQRRLRELVSRPTLTRNGVAIDLLANLELPEDVRTAKANGAAGVGLYRTEFLYMNRDDLPDEEEHLANYAEMIAGLDGIPITIRTLDLGVEKGCEAFVRCGSNACNPALGLRAIRLCLKEPELFRPQLRAILRASALGPVRLMLPLVTNVHEVDTVLALIVQLKHQLDREGLRYDPALPVGAMIEVPAAALAARAIAHRMDFLSIGTNDLIQYTLAIDRLDDAVNYLFDPTHPAILRLIRMTIEAGRALNIPVSMCGEMAGDPRFTRLLLGLGLREFSMQPGALLDIKEIVLDADSRELQRRTAQLFDLLDETDPSHLLEALNQA; encoded by the coding sequence ATGACCACCGCCTTTCAGGGCATCGGAATCGCCTCGTCCTGTCCGATTGCCCTGGGGCCGGCGTTCATCGACGCGCGCGGACGCGGCGGCGCCTTCCTCACCCCCATCGCCAGCGATCAGATCGGCGCCGAGATCGCCCGACTGGATCTGGCCGTGGCCGCCGCGCGCGAGGCCTTGCAGGCGGTACGCGAACAGATCCCGCGCCACACCCCCATCAAGATCGCCGAGTTCATCGACGCCCACCTGCTGATGCTCGAAGATGCCGCCCTCATCGACGAGGTCCGGCGCATCGTGACCGATCAATTGTGCAATGCGGAGTGGGCGCTCCAGTTACAGCGCGACACCCTGATTCGGGTCTTCGACGAGATGGACGACCCCTATCTGCGCACCCGGCGCGACGATATCGAGCATGTGGTCCGTCAGATTCAGTCCTTCCTGCGCGGCGAAGCGCCCGCGCTCAACCCCGGAATCAAGGATCTCGACGGCTGCGTGGTGGTGGCGCACGATCTCATGCCCGCCGACGCCATCCTGCTGCGCCACCGCGGCGCGGCGGCCTTCGTCACCGAAGCCGGCGGTCCCATGTCGCATACCGCCATCCTGGCGCGCAGCCTCGGGGTTCCCGCGGTTATGGGCGTCCACGAGATCACCCGTTATCTGCGTCAGAATGAATTTCTGGTGGTCGACGGCGAGACCGGAACCGTGCTCGCCGATGCCGACGAACGCACCCGGGAGTATTTCCGCCAGCGCCTGCGCGCGTTCGAGGCGCGCCAGCGTCGGTTGCGCGAATTGGTCAGCCGACCCACTCTGACACGCAATGGGGTCGCCATCGATCTGCTGGCCAATCTGGAATTGCCCGAGGACGTGCGCACGGCCAAGGCCAACGGCGCCGCTGGCGTCGGTCTGTACCGCACCGAATTTCTCTACATGAACCGCGACGACCTCCCGGACGAGGAGGAGCATTTGGCCAACTATGCCGAGATGATCGCGGGACTCGATGGCATCCCCATCACCATCCGCACCCTGGATCTCGGCGTCGAGAAAGGCTGCGAGGCGTTCGTCCGATGCGGCTCCAATGCCTGCAATCCGGCACTCGGTTTGCGCGCGATTCGACTCTGTCTCAAGGAACCGGAGCTGTTCCGACCGCAATTGCGCGCGATTCTGCGCGCCTCCGCGCTCGGCCCAGTCCGCCTGATGCTGCCGCTCGTGACCAATGTGCATGAAGTGGATACCGTGCTGGCGCTCATTGTGCAGCTCAAGCATCAGCTCGACCGCGAGGGACTGCGCTACGATCCCGCCCTGCCGGTCGGGGCCATGATCGAGGTGCCCGCCGCCGCGCTGGCGGCCCGCGCCATCGCCCACCGGATGGACTTTCTCTCCATCGGCACCAATGACCTGATCCAGTACACGCTCGCCATCGACCGTCTGGACGACGCCGTCAACTATCTGTTCGACCCCACCCATCCCGCCATCCTGCGGCTGATCCGCATGACCATCGAGGCCGGGCGCGCGCTGAACATTCCGGTCAGCATGTGCGGCGAGATGGCCGGCGACCCGCGCTTCACGCGCCTGCTGCTGGGGCTTGGGCTGCGGGAGTTCAGCATGCAGCCGGGGGCGCTGCTCGACATCAAGGAAATCGTGCTTGACGCCGATTCGCGGGAACTTCAGCGGCGCACCGCCCAACTGTTCGATCTGCTCGACGAGACGGATCCCAGCCACCTGTTGGAAGCCTTGAATCAGGCTTGA
- a CDS encoding PTS sugar transporter subunit IIA: MSVGLLLITHRPLAGDLLSVATEILGSRPPGIEALEVINDTPCEDLVAEGLRRAARLDQGDGVLILTDLFGATPANVAMVLLDRLERARVLAGVNLPMLLRALNYAALDLETVAEKAAQGARDGIRLCVAAGEQRTIPARRIQVT, translated from the coding sequence ATGAGCGTCGGACTTCTTCTGATTACGCATCGTCCGCTCGCGGGGGATCTGCTGAGTGTCGCCACCGAGATTCTGGGCAGCCGTCCGCCCGGCATCGAGGCGCTGGAGGTGATCAACGATACCCCGTGCGAAGATCTCGTCGCCGAGGGTCTGCGGCGCGCCGCGCGACTCGACCAGGGCGATGGCGTGCTGATCCTGACCGACCTCTTCGGCGCCACGCCCGCCAATGTCGCGATGGTTCTGTTGGATCGCCTGGAGCGCGCGCGGGTGCTGGCAGGCGTGAACCTGCCGATGCTGCTGCGGGCATTGAACTACGCCGCGCTGGATCTGGAGACGGTGGCCGAGAAGGCCGCGCAGGGCGCGCGCGATGGTATCCGCCTGTGCGTCGCCGCAGGCGAGCAGCGCACGATACCGGCACGCAGGATCCAGGTCACATGA
- the hprK gene encoding HPr(Ser) kinase/phosphatase, whose amino-acid sequence MIDSLQSLIAQTGSQLKLHWLTPEPREPRPLQGEAPEHSRQSLIGSLNCIHPNRLQIVGQQEQAYLHALGATAFAETIEKLFADRPAAVIFSDGIEPGAALLEYAEGTQTPLLASTLGDQELINHLRYFLTHALAERKTVHGVFIEVLGMGVLLVGSPAVGKSELALELITRGHRIVADDAPRFARIAPEVLEGTCPETLRDFLEVRGLGILNIRAMFGEGAVLRSKTLNLIIDLQPLDHQQLECIDRLTGSLTAATILGVAIPKIVMPVAPGRNLAILVEAAVRHQILRIRGYDAGVDFIDRQARAISIDRPDPPAARR is encoded by the coding sequence ATGATCGATAGCCTTCAGTCCCTGATTGCGCAGACCGGATCCCAGCTCAAGCTGCATTGGCTGACGCCCGAGCCGCGCGAGCCGCGCCCCTTGCAGGGCGAGGCTCCCGAGCATTCCCGCCAGTCGCTGATCGGATCGCTGAACTGTATCCATCCCAACCGCCTGCAGATCGTGGGTCAGCAGGAACAGGCGTATCTGCATGCCCTGGGCGCGACCGCCTTCGCCGAAACCATCGAAAAACTCTTCGCCGACCGTCCCGCGGCGGTGATCTTTTCCGATGGCATCGAGCCTGGCGCGGCATTGCTCGAATATGCCGAAGGCACGCAGACGCCGCTGCTGGCTTCCACGCTCGGCGATCAGGAACTGATCAACCACCTGCGTTATTTTCTGACCCATGCGCTCGCGGAACGCAAGACGGTGCATGGTGTCTTTATCGAAGTGTTGGGCATGGGCGTGCTGCTGGTCGGCAGTCCGGCGGTCGGCAAGAGCGAACTGGCGCTGGAGTTGATCACCCGCGGTCACCGCATCGTCGCCGACGACGCGCCCCGCTTCGCGCGGATCGCCCCCGAGGTGCTCGAAGGCACCTGTCCGGAAACCCTGCGGGACTTTCTCGAAGTCCGCGGTCTGGGTATCCTCAACATCCGCGCCATGTTCGGCGAAGGCGCCGTGCTGCGCAGCAAGACGCTCAACCTGATCATCGACCTGCAACCACTGGATCACCAACAGCTCGAATGCATCGATCGACTCACCGGCAGCCTGACGGCGGCCACCATCCTGGGCGTCGCGATCCCGAAGATCGTCATGCCGGTGGCGCCGGGCCGCAACCTGGCCATTCTGGTCGAGGCGGCGGTGCGACATCAGATCCTGCGCATCCGCGGCTACGACGCGGGCGTGGATTTCATCGATCGGCAAGCCCGCGCCATCAGTATCGATCGACCCGATCCGCCAGCCGCCCGACGCTGA
- a CDS encoding phosphopantetheine-binding protein: protein MEEQAIASQTKPSVDELERLIIQSLRLEETGITAIDPDSALFGDGLGLDSIDALELALVISKEYGVTISSEQPDIQRIFSSLNHLTAYLQDQRAV, encoded by the coding sequence ATGGAAGAACAAGCGATAGCCTCGCAGACGAAGCCTTCGGTGGACGAACTGGAGAGGCTGATCATCCAGTCGCTGCGACTGGAAGAGACGGGCATTACCGCGATCGATCCGGACAGCGCCCTGTTCGGCGACGGACTGGGACTGGATTCGATCGACGCGCTGGAACTCGCGCTGGTCATCAGCAAAGAGTACGGGGTGACCATCAGCTCCGAGCAGCCGGACATTCAGCGGATCTTTTCCTCGCTCAATCATCTGACGGCCTATCTTCAGGATCAGCGAGCCGTTTGA
- the hpf gene encoding ribosome hibernation-promoting factor, HPF/YfiA family — MQINLTGHHIDITDALRDYVENKFERLGRHFDHVINAHVVLSVEKLAQKAEATLNVNGGNVFADSTHEDMYAAIDALIDKLDRQVLRHKEKKSSHRGPVAKIAEAEE, encoded by the coding sequence ATGCAGATCAACCTGACGGGTCACCACATCGACATTACCGATGCACTCAGGGATTATGTCGAGAACAAATTCGAGCGCCTGGGGCGACATTTTGACCACGTCATCAACGCCCACGTCGTCCTCAGCGTTGAAAAACTCGCCCAAAAGGCGGAGGCGACACTCAATGTCAATGGGGGTAATGTGTTTGCCGACTCTACCCACGAAGATATGTACGCGGCGATCGATGCCCTGATCGACAAGCTTGATCGCCAGGTGCTGCGCCACAAGGAAAAGAAAAGCAGCCACCGCGGTCCTGTTGCGAAAATCGCCGAGGCGGAGGAATAG
- a CDS encoding PTS sugar transporter subunit IIA produces the protein MLSPDLISEARIGCALEIASKKRLLETLAELLASGHPRLHTETVFERLLERERLGSTGLGHGIALPHARIKEVTEVLGAFVQTVRGVDYDATDGEPVDLAFALLVPDAANDEHLRLLAHLASLFNDPAIRAKLRAADSPALLLQVLNSR, from the coding sequence ATGTTGAGCCCAGACCTGATCAGCGAAGCCCGAATCGGGTGCGCTCTTGAGATCGCGAGCAAAAAACGCCTGCTCGAAACGCTGGCCGAACTGCTGGCAAGCGGTCATCCGCGCCTGCACACCGAGACCGTGTTCGAGCGACTGCTGGAACGCGAGCGCCTTGGCAGTACCGGACTTGGCCATGGCATCGCCTTGCCGCATGCCCGGATCAAGGAGGTCACGGAGGTGTTGGGAGCCTTCGTGCAGACGGTCCGGGGCGTGGACTATGACGCGACCGACGGCGAGCCGGTGGATCTCGCCTTTGCGCTGCTGGTGCCGGATGCCGCGAACGACGAACATCTGCGCCTCCTGGCGCATCTGGCCAGTCTGTTCAACGATCCGGCGATCCGGGCGAAACTGCGCGCGGCGGATTCGCCGGCATTGCTCCTGCAAGTGTTGAACTCGCGCTAA